The following coding sequences lie in one Deltaproteobacteria bacterium genomic window:
- a CDS encoding polysaccharide biosynthesis protein: MAHHERADVMSDATAVLGTTVEPEARRNGKQPPTAAARPLLLRYRALLIVSGNMTIAIAAYLFAFALRFDLTIPAQYLRLALATLPLLLLCKLVGFWTVGLFSGWWRHVSVRDAEDVVRGNMLASVLFLAAMVFLVGLGGFPRTVFILDFVLCTGLVAGGRLAIRLADERRERPAIRRVETLALIVGAGEAGIRLLQEIESRRRLKLAVVGFVDDDRAKLGLRVCGVPVLGCVDDLRTLVAAHEIGEVLIAVPSASGAALGRIVQRCTEAGVRHRVLPTLEELVEGRVMYAQMREVQIEDLLPRKPIHLDRTQVQSLVAGRAVLVTGAAGSIGSELCRQVASYRPERIVLYDRHENGVFGLEQELQASFPDVRLEPVLGDVLLEDQLHGVFATHRPDLVLHAAAYKHVPMAERNVIEAVRNNVIGTHNVARAALAHGVREFVLVSTDKAVRPTSIMGLTKRVAEMVVQGLQNGGCRFVGVRFGNVLGSSGSVVPLFREQISRGGPLTVTDPNVTRYFMTIPEAAQLILQAAALGNGGEIFILDMGEPVRIVDLARQMIRLSGLEPDEDIPIVFTGLRPGEKLKEELVAAEEEIAGSYHERIKALRGSEPAPSNAWLTALQAHVEAGDAGEAVRLLHGLVPSFRPSAFLLERLADAEASVAGNGRARAG; the protein is encoded by the coding sequence ATGGCACACCACGAGCGAGCAGACGTCATGAGCGACGCAACCGCAGTACTGGGCACCACCGTCGAGCCGGAGGCCCGGCGGAACGGGAAGCAGCCGCCGACGGCGGCCGCCCGTCCTCTCCTCCTCCGCTACCGGGCCCTGCTCATCGTGTCGGGCAACATGACGATCGCGATCGCAGCCTACCTGTTCGCCTTCGCGCTGCGATTCGACCTCACGATTCCAGCGCAATACCTGAGGCTGGCGCTCGCCACCCTGCCGCTGCTGCTGCTCTGCAAGCTCGTGGGCTTCTGGACCGTCGGCCTGTTCTCCGGGTGGTGGCGTCACGTGAGCGTCCGAGATGCCGAGGACGTCGTGCGCGGCAATATGCTGGCCTCCGTGCTCTTCCTTGCCGCCATGGTGTTCCTCGTAGGGCTCGGCGGGTTCCCGCGCACCGTCTTCATCCTCGACTTCGTGCTCTGCACGGGATTGGTGGCCGGCGGGCGCCTCGCCATCCGGCTCGCGGACGAGCGCCGCGAGCGGCCCGCCATCCGGCGCGTCGAGACGCTCGCCCTCATCGTGGGTGCGGGCGAGGCCGGGATCCGGCTGCTGCAGGAGATCGAGAGCCGCCGTCGCCTCAAGCTCGCGGTCGTGGGATTCGTCGACGACGACCGCGCGAAGCTGGGGCTGCGTGTGTGCGGCGTCCCCGTGCTCGGGTGCGTGGACGACTTGAGGACGCTGGTGGCGGCGCACGAGATCGGCGAGGTCCTGATCGCCGTGCCCTCCGCTTCCGGCGCCGCGCTCGGCCGTATCGTCCAGCGCTGCACCGAGGCCGGGGTGCGCCACCGCGTGCTCCCGACCCTCGAGGAGCTGGTCGAGGGGCGGGTGATGTACGCCCAGATGCGCGAGGTGCAGATCGAGGACCTCCTGCCCCGCAAGCCGATCCATCTCGACCGGACGCAGGTGCAGTCGTTGGTCGCGGGCAGGGCCGTGCTCGTCACCGGAGCGGCCGGCTCGATCGGCTCCGAGCTCTGCCGCCAGGTCGCGAGCTACCGCCCGGAGCGCATCGTCCTCTACGACCGCCATGAGAACGGGGTGTTCGGGTTGGAGCAGGAGCTCCAGGCGAGCTTCCCGGACGTGCGCCTCGAACCGGTCCTCGGTGACGTCCTGCTCGAAGACCAGCTTCACGGCGTGTTCGCCACGCACCGGCCCGACCTCGTCCTCCACGCCGCCGCCTACAAGCACGTGCCCATGGCGGAGCGCAACGTGATCGAGGCCGTGCGCAACAACGTCATCGGGACGCACAACGTCGCGCGCGCCGCGCTGGCGCACGGGGTCAGGGAATTCGTCCTCGTCTCGACCGACAAGGCCGTGCGGCCGACGAGCATCATGGGGCTCACGAAGCGGGTCGCCGAGATGGTGGTCCAGGGGTTGCAGAACGGTGGTTGCCGGTTCGTCGGCGTCCGGTTCGGCAACGTGCTCGGTTCGAGTGGGAGCGTCGTGCCCCTCTTTCGCGAGCAGATCAGCCGGGGCGGGCCGCTGACGGTCACGGACCCCAACGTCACGCGCTACTTCATGACCATTCCCGAGGCGGCGCAGCTGATTCTCCAGGCGGCGGCGCTCGGGAACGGCGGCGAGATCTTCATCCTCGACATGGGTGAGCCCGTGCGCATCGTCGATCTCGCGCGCCAGATGATCCGTCTCTCGGGGCTCGAACCGGACGAGGACATCCCGATCGTCTTCACGGGCCTGCGACCCGGAGAGAAGCTGAAGGAGGAGCTGGTCGCAGCGGAGGAGGAGATCGCAGGAAGCTACCACGAGCGCATCAAGGCGCTGCGCGGCTCCGAGCCCGCGCCGTCCAACGCGTGGCTGACCGCGCTGCAGGCTCACGTCGAGGCAGGAGATGCGGGTGAGGCCGTGCGGCTCCTGCACGGCCTGGTCCCGAGCTTCCGGCCGAGCGCGTTTCTTCTCGAGCGGCTCGCTGACGCGGAGGCGAGCGTCGCAGGCAACGGCCGGGCGCGTGCGGGGTAG
- a CDS encoding 4'-phosphopantetheinyl transferase superfamily protein: protein MLAELAGSDPARLRFRCPPRGRPELVAPPAARHLHFSISHADGIALCAAAAAGCVVGADVESLRNVGPDPLGVAASVCSRREMDALAMLPAPARAERLLSIWTAKEAVAKATGLGFRLPLPLVAVHEESNGPPAESRTGAAEEKTPWRLASLRLTPCHVAAVAVLAVSSAHVALRFEVGGLFCPGTAGPASWSRRGHLADAVAGKDPRALTHW from the coding sequence ATGCTCGCCGAGCTCGCAGGCTCCGACCCGGCCCGGCTGCGCTTCCGTTGCCCACCACGGGGGCGCCCGGAGCTCGTCGCACCCCCGGCCGCACGCCACCTGCACTTCAGCATCTCGCACGCGGACGGGATCGCCCTGTGCGCGGCGGCGGCCGCGGGATGCGTCGTGGGCGCCGACGTCGAAAGCCTGCGCAACGTCGGACCCGACCCGCTCGGCGTGGCGGCGTCGGTCTGCTCCCGGAGGGAGATGGACGCGCTCGCCATGCTGCCCGCCCCCGCGCGGGCCGAGCGCCTCCTCTCCATCTGGACCGCCAAGGAGGCCGTCGCGAAGGCAACGGGCCTCGGCTTCCGCCTGCCTCTCCCGCTCGTCGCGGTCCACGAGGAGAGCAACGGGCCTCCGGCGGAGTCCCGCACCGGGGCGGCCGAGGAGAAGACCCCCTGGAGGCTCGCGTCCTTGCGCCTGACGCCCTGCCACGTAGCGGCGGTTGCCGTGCTCGCCGTATCTTCGGCCCACGTTGCGCTCCGCTTCGAAGTCGGGGGGCTCTTCTGTCCGGGTACCGCCGGCCCCGCTTCATGGAGCCGACGCGGTCACCTTGCCGACGCTGTAGCGGGCAAGGATCCCCGCGCTCTCACTCATTGGTGA